The following are encoded together in the Arcobacter aquimarinus genome:
- a CDS encoding thiazole synthase — protein MSDILKIGKYEFNSRLIVGSGKYKDFQTTKDATLASGSELITVAIRRVNITNPNEENLLDYFKDTNVKLLPNSAGCFTAEEAITTFRLMREATGIDIIKLEVIGDAQKTLYPDVIETIKACEILKKDGFTIMAYTNDDPIIAKRLEDSGADAIMPLAAPIGSGLGIQNRYNIAFIKDAVKVPVIVDAGVGCASDATIAMELGAEAVLTNTAIACATNPIQMAEAMKYAVIAGRMGYKAGRIPKKPYATASSPIDGLIQF, from the coding sequence ATGAGTGATATTTTAAAAATAGGTAAATATGAATTTAATAGTAGATTAATTGTTGGAAGTGGTAAATATAAAGATTTTCAAACAACTAAAGATGCAACATTAGCTTCAGGTTCTGAACTAATAACAGTTGCTATTAGAAGAGTAAATATTACAAACCCAAATGAAGAGAATTTATTAGATTATTTCAAAGATACAAATGTAAAACTTTTACCAAATAGTGCAGGGTGTTTTACAGCTGAAGAAGCAATTACAACTTTTAGACTGATGAGAGAAGCTACAGGAATTGATATTATTAAACTTGAAGTTATTGGTGATGCCCAAAAAACTCTTTATCCAGATGTAATTGAAACAATTAAAGCTTGTGAAATTCTGAAAAAAGATGGTTTTACAATTATGGCATATACAAATGATGATCCTATTATTGCAAAAAGATTAGAAGATTCAGGAGCTGATGCTATTATGCCATTAGCTGCACCTATTGGTTCTGGTCTTGGGATTCAAAATAGATACAATATTGCATTTATTAAAGATGCTGTAAAAGTTCCAGTTATTGTTGATGCGGGTGTTGGATGTGCAAGTGATGCAACAATTGCTATGGAATTAGGTGCAGAAGCTGTTTTAACAAATACAGCAATTGCTTGTGCAACAAATCCAATACAAATGGCTGAAGCTATGAAGTATGCAGTAATTGCAGGAAGAATGGGATATAAAGCAGGAAGAATCCCTAAAAAACCTTATGCAACGGCTAGTTCTCCTATTGATGGATTAATTCAATTTTAA
- the cutA gene encoding divalent-cation tolerance protein CutA, which produces MKAVIIQTTCASKEEAQKIAKVLIEQKLAACVQLSQIESFYTWKDEFYCDNETLLNIKTRKANFEKIKSKILELHSYDLPEIIQLDITNASEEYLKFIKGNTI; this is translated from the coding sequence ATGAAAGCAGTAATTATTCAAACAACTTGTGCTTCAAAAGAAGAAGCGCAAAAAATTGCAAAAGTTTTAATTGAACAAAAACTTGCCGCATGTGTACAATTATCTCAAATTGAATCTTTTTATACTTGGAAAGACGAGTTTTATTGTGATAATGAAACACTTCTAAACATAAAAACAAGAAAAGCAAATTTTGAAAAAATTAAAAGCAAAATATTAGAATTACATAGTTATGATTTGCCTGAAATTATTCAACTCGATATTACAAATGCAAGTGAAGAATATTTAAAATTTATAAAAGGAAATACAATATGA